The following coding sequences are from one Polyangiaceae bacterium window:
- a CDS encoding tetratricopeptide repeat protein, with protein sequence MQSVAAFEQALLERAPERTPQYWAETQHNLGTALQMLGTRENSTTRIEAAIQAFRAAHLVYTRDQAPLDWARTWNNLGNGLILLGEREAGPERLEEAVEAYGQALLERTRERNPRDWAETHSNLGLAHLRLGERAGGTKHFENAVAALEDALLVFTREDDPFEWSGAQGNLGIALYRLGEQEKGTERLKQAVEAFEQALLVRTRERAPGQWATLQNSLGLALQALGERENDIELIERAVDLHRETLAEFKREHGPLQWAMMQNNLGNGLVRLATRAQGTKYLDEAADAYDRALIEYTRERVPMQWALTQINRAIVTRLIGERTRKPLLICEALRVHLEIHGLHRDKVAHVEELAKAKCS encoded by the coding sequence ATGCAATCGGTTGCCGCGTTCGAACAGGCGCTTCTGGAAAGGGCGCCTGAACGGACACCGCAATACTGGGCCGAGACGCAGCACAATCTTGGTACCGCCTTGCAAATGCTCGGGACGCGTGAAAACAGCACGACGCGAATCGAAGCAGCCATTCAGGCATTTCGTGCGGCTCACTTGGTGTACACCCGTGACCAAGCGCCGCTTGATTGGGCCCGGACCTGGAACAATCTTGGCAATGGTTTGATTTTGCTGGGTGAGCGAGAAGCGGGGCCCGAGCGATTGGAAGAGGCCGTCGAAGCTTATGGGCAAGCATTGCTCGAGCGCACCCGCGAGCGGAATCCCCGCGACTGGGCTGAAACGCACAGCAACCTGGGACTTGCGCACCTTCGGCTAGGCGAACGAGCCGGTGGCACGAAGCATTTTGAAAATGCCGTCGCAGCTTTGGAGGACGCATTGCTCGTTTTCACCCGTGAAGACGACCCTTTCGAATGGTCCGGCGCGCAGGGCAATCTAGGTATTGCGCTTTACCGCCTTGGTGAGCAGGAAAAGGGTACAGAGCGATTGAAGCAGGCTGTGGAAGCTTTCGAGCAAGCGTTGCTCGTGAGGACGCGTGAGCGTGCACCGGGGCAATGGGCCACCCTACAGAATAGCCTGGGACTCGCGTTGCAGGCTTTGGGCGAGCGGGAGAATGATATCGAGCTCATTGAACGAGCGGTTGATCTTCATCGAGAAACGCTCGCCGAATTCAAGCGTGAGCACGGGCCACTCCAATGGGCGATGATGCAAAACAATTTGGGCAATGGGCTCGTCCGTTTGGCGACGCGTGCGCAGGGCACCAAATACCTCGACGAAGCAGCCGACGCTTATGATCGCGCGCTCATTGAATACACTCGGGAACGAGTGCCGATGCAATGGGCTTTGACACAAATCAACCGCGCCATCGTGACTCGGCTCATTGGCGAACGCACGAGGAAGCCGCTGCTCATTTGTGAAGCTTTGCGCGTACACCTCGAGATTCATGGCTTGCACCGGGACAAGGTTGCTCATGTCGAGGAATTGGCGAAAGCGAAATGTTCGTAA